The DNA segment TGAATCTTATATAGCCGCTGCTGATGGAATTCAGAATTGCGGAAGCGAAATGACTGCTGCTCATCACAGAACCAATGTAATGTTCAACATTATGCGCGGCGGAATTTTTGCAGACAACGGAAAAATTCATCTGGATGACTTTACGCGCTTTGTAGAAAAACGGAACTGTAAGCTCGCTTTGAAATTAAAGAAAGTTTTAGTTCAGGATTCTGTTTTAACTTATGATGAATTCTATAATGCCGTAAAGGATTTTGAAAATCCACAACTTCTGCGCCTTTCTATGGAATATGTTCCTGTTGCCTTTTCGAGACGTCATGGAGATCCGAGTCGTCCGTGGAATAAATTCAATATAGAGGTAGAAACTTCTGATTCAAAGCCTGTGCTTAATTATGAAGGAAACTGGAGGGATATTTTTCAGAACTGGGAAGCTCTCGTGTGGTCATATCCTCTTTACGTAAGGAATTTTATTTCCATCTTCTTAAATGCAATGACGATTGACGGCTTTAATCCTTACAGAATTTCCAGAGACGGTCCTGACTGGGAAGTTCCGGAAAAAGATAATCCCTGGTCTCAGTACGGTTACTGGACTGATCATCAGGTTATTTATCTTCAGAAGTTCCTTGAGTTTTATTCTGATTTAGACAGGGATGGACTGTGCAGTCTTCTGGGAGAAAAAGTTTTTACTTCTGTGAATGTTCCATACCGTATAAAGTCTTATTCTCAGATTCTTGCAGATCCGCGGCATTCAATTGAATTTGATTATGAGGAAGATAAAAGAATCCGCAAACTTGAAAAAGAAATGGGTGCTGATGCCAGACTTGTACTTGATGAAAATAAGCAGCCGCGGCTTTTTTCATTTACAACAAAAATAATTCAGGTGGTTCTTGGAAAAGTTTTAAATCATGTTCCGGGCTGCGGAATATGGATGAACCTTCAGCGTCCTGAATGGAATGATGCAAACAATGCTCTTGCCGGTTATGGAGCTTCTGTGGTTACCCTTTGTCAGCTTTACAGAATGCTGGAATTCCTTGCAAAGCTTTACAGGGACAATGTTTCTGATGTGGAACTTGATTTCAGGGTTTATGACAGCCTTAAAAAAACAGCAGGGCTTTATGACGGTTATGGAATCCGTGCTGTTTGTGATGCTTTTGAACGAAAGAAGTTTGTTGATGAGGCAGAGAAAATTTTTGAAGCAGAAAGGAATGCCTTTTATAAAAATGAAGGCGGGGAATCAGTAACGGCATCTTCGGAAGAAATTTCCAGCATGCTTGTAAAGATTCTTGCTGTGGTCAAGCAGTCGATACTTATGAATAAAAGAAGTGATTCTCTGTTTCATTCCTATAACATTCTTAGTTTTGAGGAAGATAAAATTGAATGTTCTCATCTTAAGCTTATGCTTGAAGGGCAGGTTGCCGTTCTTTCTGCAGGCGTTCTGGATAAAAAAGAAATAAAAGAACTTTGTGCTGCCTTGCGTTCAAGTGAACTTTATGAAAAGCATCAAAATTCTTATCTCCTGTATCCTGATGTTCATCTTGAGCAGTTTACCCGAAAGAACTGTATTTCTAAAGAGGAAGGAGCTTGTGTTTCTTCATATTTGAAAGAAGACTGTAACGGAGTATATCATTTTGATTCTTCCATCAGGAATGCAGAGTGTCTTGAACAGAAAATTGATTCTCTTCCTGAGTCGGAGAAACCTTCACCGGAAGAAAAGAAGGCTTTGTTTGAACTGTATGAAAAAACTTTTAATCACAGACAGTTTACGGGGCGTTCCGGAAGTTTTTACGGGTATGAAGGACTGGGATGTATTTACTGGCATCAGGTTTCAAAACTTCTTCTTGCCGTTCAGGAAAACTGCAGGCTTTATCCTGAATTACGGGATTTTTATGCAGACGTGAAGTCTGGTTTAAGCAGTGCAAAATCTCCGGAACTTTACGGAGCCTTTCCTTTTGATCCGTATTCTCATACTCCATATATGGAAGGGGCAAGACAGCCTGGTATGACGGGACAGGTTAAGGAAGAAATACTTGCCCGCTGGGGAGAACTTGGGGTTTCTATAAAGGATTCCTGTGCTGTGTTTAATCTTGCTGCAGTTGATAAAAATGAGTTTAATTCGGAAAAAAGTGTGGAATTTTCATGGTGCGGTGCAAAAATTTCGTATTTTAAGGCTGATTTTGACAAAATTTCAGTTTATTTTAATGAGAAATTGTGCGAGAATATAAATGGAAATGCGCTGACGAAAGAATTGAGCCGGAAGCTTTTTTCAAGAAACGGAGAAATTCATCATATAGAAGTTTATTCTGATTCCGTAAAATTATAGCGGAAGTGAATTGTCCTGAACTTTTTTGGAGTAAGCCCTGTTATTTTCTTAAATACGCTGATGAAATGACTTTCCGAACTGAATGACAGATAGTTGGAGATGTCAACCGGTGTATTGTCGGTGTATATCAGCAGGTTTTTCGCTGCTTCAATTTTTTTAGTGGTTATGTACTGTGCGATGGTAATGCCTACTTCACTGTGAAACAGTTTGGACAGGTAGGAGGTGCTCAGGGAAGAGACTTCGGACAGTTCATCAAGAGAGATTTTAGAATGAAGATTGTCGTAAATGTAGTCGATGCAGAGGCTTATCGGTTTGGAGTAAACCTTTCTTGTCTTCTGCTGCTGCATTCGTTTTACGTAAGCCTCGGTCATTTCTTTATGAATCTGGTGGATTCCTTCCTCCGACGAGCAGTGGTCAATCTTCTGAATGTAAATATCGCTGAGGTTGTAGGCAGATTCCATTTCAAGTCCGCCTTCAATGCAGTATCGCGTGATGAATGCAACTGTGATGATAAGATGGTATTTAAGGTTTCTGAGGGGATTGTCACTGAGCTTGCCGAATCCTTCAACGCACAAAGGTTTGAACAGCCGTTTCATTTCTTCCATGTCGCCGTTTCTGATGCTCTGGTAGAAGGCCATTTCCCTGTCGTACG comes from the Treponema rectale genome and includes:
- a CDS encoding helix-turn-helix domain-containing protein, translating into MGIKEELTRIEFKNREYMINHIPYDREMAFYQSIRNGDMEEMKRLFKPLCVEGFGKLSDNPLRNLKYHLIITVAFITRYCIEGGLEMESAYNLSDIYIQKIDHCSSEEGIHQIHKEMTEAYVKRMQQQKTRKVYSKPISLCIDYIYDNLHSKISLDELSEVSSLSTSYLSKLFHSEVGITIAQYITTKKIEAAKNLLIYTDNTPVDISNYLSFSSESHFISVFKKITGLTPKKFRTIHFRYNFTESE